In Papaver somniferum cultivar HN1 unplaced genomic scaffold, ASM357369v1 unplaced-scaffold_41, whole genome shotgun sequence, one genomic interval encodes:
- the LOC113342446 gene encoding F-box protein CPR1-like: protein MHLTHSVDKNNFTLMLKGNHQFFSTEYNASSLDDCVELDYPFKSSEDDAAANIDILCSCNGLILCKKKNRSEYESISLGVLCLWNPCTTEYKIIPSAPVESLGYSSLGIETTCGICYDGSIDDYKVVRIVGFRIGGNVCEVKVYTLGTSSWRTLEPAPYQLNHKQKPGVLVNEKLHWIVCTLAGFVKSEFIVSFDISSEKFTEMLELGHFGDNYFEKKLAVLGENLCFIGDTHRTWDLWEMKDYGVKESWTKLYCIGNQKEFQFLRPIHTLRSSEVLLEVRFLKKDGHGLVLFKPKLGRANVLKMHVKWDVVQTYVGSLVSLESGTYAWIDRIDEAASERKLKKRKQEFLCKCNKQK from the coding sequence ATGCATCTTACCCATTCAGTTGACAAGAACAACTTTACTCTCATGCTTAAAGGAAATCACCAATTTTTTTCCACTGAATATAATGCATCATCGTTAGATGATTGTGTAGAATTGGATTACCCTTTCAAATCTTCAGAAGATGATGCTGCTGCTAACATCgacattttgtgttcttgtaatgGACTAATATTATGCAAAAAGAAGAACAGAAGTGAGTATGAGTCTATTTCCCTGGGTGTTCTTTGCCTTTGGAATCCTTGCACTACAGAGTACAAGATAATACCATCAGCTCCAGTTGAGTCTCTTGGCTATTCTTCTTTAGGGATTGAAACCACTTGTGGGATTTGTTACGATGGAAGCATCGACGATTACAAGGTAGTTAGAATCGTGGGTTTTCGCATCGGTGGTAATGTTTGTGAAGTGAAGGTATACACATTAGGAACGAGTTCATGGAGAACTCTTGAACCAGCTCCTTATCAGTTGAACCACAAACAAAAACCCGGTGTGCTTGTTAATGAAAAACTTCACTGGATAGTGTGTACTCTTGCAGGATTCGTCAAGTCTGAATTTATTGTATCTTTTGATATTAGTAGTGAGAAATTCACAGAAATGTTGGAACTGGGACATTTCGGAGATAATTACTTTGAGAAAAAATTAGCAGTGTTGGGTGAAAACTTATGCTTTATTGGTGATACACATAGGACATGGGACCTGTGGGAGATGAAGGATTACGGAGTTAAAGAATCTTGGACTAAACTGTATTGCATTGGCAACCAGAAAGAGTTTCAGTTTTTGAGGCCTATACATACTTTGAGGAGCTCTGAGGTCTTATTAGAGGTTCGGTTTCTGAAGAAGGATGGACATGGTTTAGTTTTGTTCAAACCAAAGCTTGGAAGAGCTAATGTGTTGAAGATGCATGTGAAATGGGATGTGGTACAGACATATGTTGGAAGTTTAGTTTCACTCGAGTCAGGGACGTATGCATGGATCGATCGGATTGATGAAGCAGCATCGGAAAGGAAgcttaagaaaagaaaacaagaattcttatGTAAATGCAACAAACAGAAATAG
- the LOC113342458 gene encoding light-inducible protein CPRF2-like, with protein MERVFSVEEISDPFWTQTPQIPGSGGGGEDHHMNRSSSEWAFQRFLQEAVTSPTNSLSSSTSNTVVPLFPPSTLLPSSSARSPDEEVIEIKDNNHHHHVQNHHPLPSSDPLLKSPIDAKEYQEILKQRLTEACAAVAMSRVSTVKSQDSTTFPNTGVQVSDALPLESQATSKGFGYKFSSVQNKAVGGGPVGIPAFPAVQKISGVPVRPTTSGSSREQSDDDDLEGETEMTDNMDSTDVKRVRRMLSNRESARRSRRRKQAHLSELEGQVAQLRLENSSLLKRLTDINLKYTEAAVDNRVLKADVETVRAKVKMAEETVKRMTGLSNPLFQAMPDFSNMGMPYAGSPTLTDSSADVSAPTRGGRLNNGLADSSPVMSGESMQNNKMGPTGGPVQWDAGWGGPTNPSSSTER; from the exons ATGGAAAGGGTGTTTTCAGTGGAAGAAATTTCAGACCCATTTTGGACACAAACACCACAAATacctggtagtggtggtggtggtgaagatcATCATATGAATAGAAGTTCTTCAGAATGGGCTTTTCAAAGATTCTTACAAGAAGCTGTTACTTCACCAActaattctctttcttcttctacatctAATACAGTTGTTCCTCTTTTTCCTCCTTCTACTCTCCTACCTTCTTCTTCAGCAAGAAGTCCTGATGAAGAAGTTATTGAGATCAAGGACAATAACCATCATCATCATGTTCAGAACCATCATCCTTTACCTTCTTCTGATCCATTATTAAAATCTCCAATTGATGCAAAAGAATATCAGGAAATTCTTAAACAGCGTCTTACTGAagcttgtgctgctgttgctatGTCTCGG GTGTCTACTGTGAAATCTCAGGACTCTACAACTTTTCCTAACACTGGGGTGCAAGTCTCAGATGCTTTGCCATTAGAATCTCAAGCTACCTCTAAAG GATTTGGATATAAGTTCTCGAGTGTACAAAATAAAGCTGTTGGTGGGGGACCAGTAGGCATTCCAGCGTTTCCTGCCGTGCAGAAAATTTCAGGGGTGCCGGTTAGGCCAACAACTAGTGGTTCGTCAAGAGAGCAGTCAGATGATGATGATCTTGAAGGAGAAACAGAAATGACGGATAATATGGATTCTACCGATGTGAAACGTGTAAGGAG GATGCTGTCAAATAGGGAGTCAGCTAGACGCTCTAGAAGAAGAAAGCAAGCACATCTGAGTGAACTTGAGGGACAG GTGGCACAATTAAGACTTGAAAACTCATCATTACTGAAGCGCCTCACTGATATAAACCTTAAGTACACTGAAGCTGCTGTTGACAATAGAGTTCTCAAAGCAGATGTTGAAACTGTGAGAGCAAAG GTGAAAATGGCTGAAGAAACTGTTAAGAGAATGACTGGATTGAGTAATCCACTTTTCCAGGCCATGCCCGATTTCTCCAACATGGGCATGCCATATGCGGGTAGCCCTACTCTGACCGACTCTAGTGCAGATGTTTCTGCACCAACTCGTGGCGGGAGATTGAACAATGGATTGGCTGATTCTTCTCCTGTTATGTCCGGGGAAAGCATGCAGAACAACAAGATGGGTCCAACAGGTGGCCCTGTGCAGTGGGATGCAGGATGGGGAGGACCAACAAACCCTTCAAGCAGCACAGAGCGCTAA